Part of the Henckelia pumila isolate YLH828 chromosome 2, ASM3356847v2, whole genome shotgun sequence genome is shown below.
aaagttttaattatTCCGCTGCATGTGTTTTCTTGAAGTGTTGATAACACTGAAAGACAACACTGACTCTCAAAATTATTTATGGTATTTTTGTAATTGAGATGTCAAATCCTTTCATTATATATGGTCATAACAAAAATTAATGTAACATGGTtgattattgaaaaaaaaacacatataaAATTTGGCAAACACTTGTATGCAACCGTTGCACGGGTCATATTCGTGTGAcgggtctcttatatgggttatccattaaaaagtattacattttatgtcaaaagtattacttattattataaatatggatagggttgacccgtctcacgaatgagaccgttgcacaggagtgttactcatAAAATTTAGTTTGATAATAGTTATAGGAAGGAGAGCATCATAGATACATACGTAGTGATTTGGATAACCCTCTAATATAATATAGACctggattcataaaattaagcCTCCCTCGcctatattatttcatgaatgcgtGCATGTAGtatcaatactgatatcaacggTCATTTTCAACGTACGGAGAGAGAaatagataataatatgatttgCATGAAGATCGATTGTAGATCATATTAGATTTGTTAGGTAaatgaacaaaaaaaatttattgaagatATTTTTCTGCACGCTTTAAAATACAATATAAAATCATACTCTTCATATTTCGACTATCAATAGTAGATTTTTTGTGAAATATTCGTGTAACCATCTGTATTTTCAAATAAATGCATCATGCTCTCTTCACAATTTTTCCatctttatttttaaataaatgtaaTTGAAATGCATAAAGTATTGGAGTCATTGGACTGATGTGTGTGTGAGAGGATTAAGAAGGCAAGTAATGAAACAATTAATGAGCGAACGTTTTGTCTCAAGTGGCTCAGCACCAGCCAGCCGTGAAAACGGCCCAACCATCAGCTTGGCTGAAGCCATGAAAGCCGAtgactttaattaattaatttccacCGTTGCAGTTTTCTGTGGCTCAACTATattcaaatttttataaatctttTCTTTAAACCTAAAAAAGGagtataatattttaattaatatctaACATGACTCACACAGAAATTCGATTCCACAAGTCAGGACTTGTGACACGAATGAATGATTTTCTTTATCCTTTTTACATAAAATATTAGAAAGGGGATAGGAAATATGGAGACCCATGCCCTCAtaatatatattgaattttCTTCAAATATCATAGCAATTAATGAATCGATGCAAAATAAACAGAAAATTATTGATCGATCGGGCCGGGAGGGCGGAatccaaaattttatttctaataaaATAATAGTGCTGTTAATATATGGGcaatttgtttaaaaatctccatatgcaaacatgttttgttttggggtccctagtcataaaatgtggtacaaaacaatacaagatgtggtacaaattaacaaaaaatttgGTACAAAAAAGCGGCTAAAAAGTGCAGAGCAAAAAATGTTTGCATTGAGGATGTTTTAGCAATTTGCACTTCATATATAGTTCAGTAGTTGTCAACCATTGCTGCGTATATTAATATATACCTAGGGAATTATAAAAAATACTCAATTATTTCATTAATGGAAAACATTATATTCTTCCAATTTGAaaatgcattttcaatattcatTATGCATAACTACCAATTAATTAGGGTTAATTGCGTCCACACctcctgtgaaaagtctaaaagacataaaaccccttaagaaatattaataggctaatgcatccctcagttttttaaaatgtagcacatttcacccctatgttatacaaactcgggcacatttataccctctcgTAGGGGTTTTtatactaatttttttaaaacatagggtttaacatgctattaattttacacaggttttttatgtcattattgacttttcacaggggatgtggatgcaattagcccaattaattaCATGCAAACCCACGCCTAGATTCGATAGATAAGTGCGATTAAACATACTTTAGCATAAAATCTTTGTTTTCTTTAAGTAAAATATTATACACTAAATTCTTTTTCTAGCCTAATTAATTAAAAGTTCAAAGCTTAATGCAACTCCCGTAACTTCAAAGCGCGCTCCGACACTCTCCAAACCTTAACAGACTTATCCAAGCTGCCGCTATACACGATCCACCGCTGGTCGCCGTCCTCCTCCGCCGCCAAACATTTCACCGGCCCGCTATGTCCCGAAAGCACCGCCACGAACGAATGAACCCCGCCGCCCTCCCTCCGCCACACGCATATGTTCTTGTCGGCCGAGCCGCTGAGCACCAGGTTCCCTCCCACCGCAAGACACAGCACCGCCTGCTTGTGTCCCCTCAGCACCCCACCGTACACCATCAAGTACTCCGTGTCGCCACGCTCCCAGAAGTTCACCAACCCGTCCGAGGATCCCGCGTAAACCGCCGCCGCCTCCTGGTTCGCGGCCAGAGACGTCACCGCGTGGTGTTGCTTAAGCAAAACCTCCACCGTGACATGCTTCGTGCGATTCCTCCCCGCCGCCGCCGTCTCACTCCTCCACGACTTCACCGTCCCGTCCGCCGATCCCGTGAAAACCAGCCCATCAAAAGCCGCCACCACAGAATTCACCGCATCTTTGTGCGCCTGAATCGATTCCAAGCACTTAGAATCTGAAATCCTCCATACTTTCAAAGTCTTATCCCACGAGCCCGAATAAAGCAACCCCCGATCCACGTCCACGCTCATGCAAGAAACAGCATCGTGATGCTTGATCCACGGGCCCGTACGATTTCTCTTAACCTCAACATAGTTTCTCGGGTCGATGGATTTGGTAAGCAAATCACGGGTCGTGGGCAAGTTCCCGATCCTTTCATAAGCCATCCTTTTATCCCCCAAGAACCTCCAAATCCTGATCTTCCCATCATGATGGCCCGTGAAAATCTTATCCCCCAACACAACAATGGCTTTCACCAATCCACTCCCGGACTTCAACCCCGAATAGTCTTTCAAATTCCTCCACACCCGAAGATGCTTCTTCTCCGAACCCGTGTAAAGAAAATCCCCGGAAGCCGCGAGAGAATATATGTGGCCTTCGTAAACAAGGTTCCCGATCAGCCCATGTTTCGGGACATGACTTTTCCTACTCTGTTCATCTTCACAATATTCTTCCACGGAAAATTCTTCGGACCATTTTGATTTGGAGCTAGAGAATGATTGAGTAGTACTCCATGGAAACATTACGAAACACGCAGAAGAAGAAGCTGGTTCGCTGTTCTTTGGTTTGTTGCAACACGTGATCGCATTACGCAGCAAGAAATGATGATTAAGATTATCGAATTTTGTCTGAGGGAGATTGTTTTGGTCTAGGGAAATCAAGGCTCCATTGATTATATCATCCTCGTTCGGCGCCATTAATGCATGTGTTGAAATATTGATATTATAGAGTAGTTTtggtaacttttttttttttgttttttttggtgGGCTTGGGGAGAATGGAGAGTTTCAATATGGAGAAAATGGAGGAAAGGGTTTATATAAACGAGAAGAGGAGGGGGAGCTGTTTGCTGAACGAACCTACTTTTTTAGAGGGGGACACGTATTATTGGGGATGATATTATATAGATGtggtaattttatttattagtattttaatttGATACATGGAATGTGAATATATAGTTTAAGTGTCAACTTGTTAGTTTGTGATGGATTAAATCAGGATAGCACGTAACGTAACACGATTATAGATACTTGTACCTTACAATTGTAATGTTAGAACGATAGAAATAGTCAAATGGTGATGCTATATATATACAAAGACTTAAATATTGGGTGATTTTAAGTGCAATGTGTAACTCAACGTGTAAACCtctgtgtacatgtagcatcactCATAGTCAAAAGCCATAAGGTAATATCGATTTCATGCTGGCGTAAAAATAGCCTGTTGATATATTGTCATGTCTGaatatttaaaattgatttggTTATGTGAGTAATGTAAAAATAtagggaaaaaaaaataaagtagaTTCCTTTGAGTGTTGCCCTCGGTCTATATCATCTTGATGAAATTAAGATTGAACATTTGGATCTAGAATGAGAGCACCACTCTTATGCTAGAATTTCGTTAACTAATATTATCTGGGAAATGAAGCTGACATTCAAGGTATcaagtttaattaaaacaatgtattgaatttgaaattcaattataaaatctATGTtcgactaaaaaaaataaaaataaaaaataacccTTGCACTAATTATTTTTAGTGAAAACAGATAGAAATGTGATCTTACAATTGATGTTGATATTAGGCCTTCTATTTGATTTTAGTTAGTTAGGTACAATATGGTACAATTGTTGAGAAGCGAGGATTATCATGCTAATAGTTGATGATAATCCATTctaaataatacataaatatgtACTATAGATGTGCATCCCACGCACAATTTCTcgtttatttctaaaaaaaggTTTCATTCCCATGGCTTTATAATTAGAGCGAAAATTTAATTTGAGTAATTCCATGCTTTAGGATTAACGTTCCCTTCAAAATAtctaattatatttaattacttATAGCATGCTATATCTTTTTCTTAAATACCTACAAAATCCTAA
Proteins encoded:
- the LOC140883953 gene encoding protein JINGUBANG-like; the encoded protein is MAPNEDDIINGALISLDQNNLPQTKFDNLNHHFLLRNAITCCNKPKNSEPASSSACFVMFPWSTTQSFSSSKSKWSEEFSVEEYCEDEQSRKSHVPKHGLIGNLVYEGHIYSLAASGDFLYTGSEKKHLRVWRNLKDYSGLKSGSGLVKAIVVLGDKIFTGHHDGKIRIWRFLGDKRMAYERIGNLPTTRDLLTKSIDPRNYVEVKRNRTGPWIKHHDAVSCMSVDVDRGLLYSGSWDKTLKVWRISDSKCLESIQAHKDAVNSVVAAFDGLVFTGSADGTVKSWRSETAAAGRNRTKHVTVEVLLKQHHAVTSLAANQEAAAVYAGSSDGLVNFWERGDTEYLMVYGGVLRGHKQAVLCLAVGGNLVLSGSADKNICVWRREGGGVHSFVAVLSGHSGPVKCLAAEEDGDQRWIVYSGSLDKSVKVWRVSERALKLRELH